The Leptospira sp. WS39.C2 genome contains a region encoding:
- a CDS encoding phosphate uptake regulator PhoU, producing MIISKFYYLRKNLYTMAELVLEQVILLSEALEADDYTQAEKIVERDDLIDDLEKENDNLSQNAILEAVSNRNILGMGDVDNDIVLKKDPLRFALSAIRITRNMERMGDQVVNCADVFRHKTIRKGLFKNEEPMTLILSRVTTLAGMAIESLVEEKERFMGSVNSLEDELNELCDQAFQKYRSVPDMEKQEFADVYRIILALERLGDYAVNVAEELVRLNTGKDIRHLENVKSKSSSYP from the coding sequence ATGATCATCTCAAAATTTTATTACTTACGAAAAAACCTTTATACCATGGCGGAGCTTGTATTGGAACAAGTGATTTTACTAAGTGAAGCCTTGGAAGCGGATGATTATACACAAGCAGAGAAAATTGTCGAACGTGATGACCTTATTGATGATTTGGAAAAGGAAAATGATAACCTTTCCCAAAATGCAATCTTAGAAGCAGTAAGTAACCGTAACATCTTGGGTATGGGGGATGTGGACAATGACATCGTTTTAAAAAAAGACCCACTTCGTTTTGCACTTTCGGCCATTCGGATTACAAGGAATATGGAGCGGATGGGAGACCAAGTGGTAAATTGTGCCGATGTTTTTCGTCACAAAACGATACGTAAAGGTCTCTTCAAAAATGAAGAACCAATGACCCTAATTTTATCTCGTGTGACCACACTTGCAGGAATGGCAATTGAGTCTCTTGTAGAAGAAAAAGAAAGGTTTATGGGAAGTGTCAATTCCCTAGAAGATGAATTAAACGAACTTTGTGACCAAGCATTCCAAAAGTATCGTTCTGTCCCTGATATGGAAAAACAAGAATTTGCTGATGTATATCGGATCATACTCGCACTTGAAAGGTTAGGCGATTATGCAGTGAATGTTGCGGAAGAACTTGTCCGTCTCAATACAGGTAAAGACATTCGGCACTTAGAAAACGTAAAATCAAAGTCCTCCTCATACCCGTAG
- the miaA gene encoding tRNA (adenosine(37)-N6)-dimethylallyltransferase MiaA has protein sequence MILPILGGPTGSGKTSLTQSLDPKRFEIVSFDSRQVYRDLPVGTTAPTPEESSHTKHWLIGFLNANESINANQFSILAREIIYDIQDRGKIPFLVGGTGFYLRAFLLGMFPVPNVPEETKQYVLGLPLDEAIKMLQAKDPKTMETLSHQDGYRIKRALEVVLTGVLWSEVSKETVGGFLKDHPDVKLVGHWLDWPREILYQRINTRVKQIVNGMLEETKQVVSLYGPDCPGLRTLGYNFALAFLNGMIDINTFIEQLAQSHRNYAKRQITWFKKESFLSPISFDAAVQLYTNIEQR, from the coding sequence GTGATCCTTCCTATCCTCGGAGGACCCACCGGTTCAGGAAAAACTTCTCTCACCCAATCCCTCGACCCAAAACGTTTCGAAATTGTTTCTTTTGACTCTCGCCAAGTCTACCGGGACCTTCCGGTAGGCACAACGGCACCCACTCCTGAAGAATCTTCCCATACCAAACATTGGCTCATTGGGTTTTTGAATGCTAACGAGTCCATCAATGCCAACCAATTCTCAATCCTTGCTCGAGAGATTATTTATGACATCCAAGACAGAGGAAAAATTCCCTTTCTCGTTGGAGGGACAGGTTTTTACCTCCGTGCTTTTTTACTTGGAATGTTTCCCGTACCAAATGTACCAGAAGAAACCAAACAATATGTTTTAGGTCTCCCATTGGATGAAGCCATAAAGATGCTACAAGCAAAAGACCCAAAAACAATGGAAACCCTTTCCCACCAAGATGGTTACCGTATCAAACGTGCTTTGGAAGTTGTACTCACAGGCGTTTTGTGGTCTGAGGTATCAAAAGAAACTGTTGGTGGGTTTTTAAAAGACCATCCAGATGTAAAACTGGTAGGGCATTGGTTGGATTGGCCAAGGGAAATACTCTACCAACGCATCAACACTCGAGTGAAACAGATCGTAAATGGTATGTTAGAAGAAACGAAACAAGTTGTTTCACTTTACGGACCCGATTGCCCAGGCCTACGAACTTTGGGTTACAATTTTGCGCTTGCATTCCTAAATGGAATGATAGACATTAATACATTCATTGAGCAGCTGGCGCAAAGTCACAGAAATTATGCAAAAAGGCAAATTACTTGGTTCAAAAAAGAATCATTCCTTTCGCCCATTTCTTTTGATGCCGCTGTCCAATTGTATACAAATATAGAACAAAGATAG
- a CDS encoding chemotaxis protein CheW, translated as MAKETSQANQFIHEQYIIFNLGDEEYAIPITIVEEIVKITNLIRVPQSKSYFAGIMDIRGKVVRMIDLAKRLNIKNVNETADRAIVINVSGKSIGVIVDKVSHVVHFPANQVDPPPPSVKGISSRYITGVGKKDTRFIILIDIEKILTVEEMTELATV; from the coding sequence ATGGCAAAAGAAACATCCCAAGCAAACCAATTCATCCATGAGCAATACATCATTTTCAATTTGGGAGATGAAGAGTATGCCATCCCCATTACGATTGTTGAAGAAATCGTCAAAATAACGAACCTAATCCGCGTTCCACAATCTAAGAGTTATTTTGCGGGGATCATGGACATCCGAGGCAAAGTCGTTCGAATGATTGACCTTGCCAAACGTCTGAACATAAAAAATGTAAATGAAACAGCAGACCGTGCGATTGTGATCAATGTTTCTGGAAAATCCATTGGTGTGATTGTGGATAAAGTATCCCATGTTGTACATTTTCCAGCAAACCAAGTTGATCCACCTCCACCTTCGGTGAAAGGTATCTCTTCTCGATACATCACTGGTGTCGGCAAAAAGGACACTCGTTTCATCATCCTCATCGATATAGAAAAAATTCTAACAGTAGAGGAAATGACGGAACTAGCAACCGTGTAA
- the hfq gene encoding RNA chaperone Hfq produces MSAKNNIQDQLLNTARKEKIDLTIYLLNGVPLKGKVVSFDNFTIILENENKQNLVYKHAISTIIPAKPIKLHSEETPKEAGGA; encoded by the coding sequence ATGTCGGCAAAAAATAACATCCAAGACCAACTTTTAAACACAGCAAGAAAAGAGAAAATTGATCTCACCATCTACCTGTTAAATGGAGTGCCTTTAAAAGGAAAGGTTGTCAGTTTTGACAATTTCACCATCATTTTAGAAAACGAAAACAAACAGAATTTGGTATACAAACATGCCATTTCAACCATCATCCCTGCTAAACCGATCAAACTTCACAGTGAGGAAACTCCAAAAGAAGCAGGCGGGGCATAA
- a CDS encoding FYDLN acid domain-containing protein: MVAKKAAKKQAPPKKKAVAKEKPSKDAKSSSPKEDKKKAVVGSKAPATKAKVLPAPKTATATKEKPAPQAKAPAVKIDPNNPLGKKFNCYSCGTKFYDLNKPEKKCPKCGADQLAKPAIKSRMAAIRSSEYEVEEEEEAVVEDDELLEETEELEETEEEEVVAEEEE; encoded by the coding sequence ATGGTCGCAAAAAAAGCAGCAAAGAAGCAGGCACCGCCGAAAAAAAAGGCAGTAGCCAAAGAAAAACCAAGTAAGGACGCCAAGTCCTCTTCCCCGAAGGAAGATAAAAAAAAGGCCGTAGTCGGGTCAAAAGCCCCTGCTACGAAGGCGAAGGTTTTACCTGCGCCTAAAACAGCTACAGCAACAAAGGAAAAACCGGCCCCGCAAGCTAAAGCCCCTGCTGTGAAAATTGATCCGAACAACCCACTCGGAAAGAAATTCAACTGTTACTCCTGTGGAACGAAATTTTATGATTTGAACAAACCCGAAAAAAAATGCCCCAAATGTGGAGCTGACCAACTGGCGAAACCGGCGATCAAATCTCGCATGGCCGCTATCCGAAGTTCGGAATACGAAGTGGAAGAAGAGGAAGAAGCAGTCGTTGAAGATGATGAACTCTTAGAAGAAACGGAAGAATTGGAAGAGACCGAAGAAGAGGAGGTCGTTGCCGAGGAAGAGGAGTGA
- a CDS encoding DUF2306 domain-containing protein — protein sequence MNSTTKKDYWVIGFLLFLCLVPSIAGVIRISQLITGSGYTVENQRFFNDPIPVLIHIVAVLIYSILGVFQFVPGFRTRNLKWHRTSGKILVFFGLTTAISGLWLTLVYPKVPTDGDWLFGIRIVVGLWMLVCVALGFIYALKNQFKIHSHWMIRGYAIGLGAGTQVFTHLPWFIFVGGDPSGIPRDLMMGAGWLINFLFAEWMIRKK from the coding sequence ATGAATTCCACTACAAAAAAAGATTATTGGGTGATCGGTTTTTTATTGTTTCTCTGTTTGGTTCCAAGCATTGCTGGAGTGATTCGCATTTCCCAACTGATAACTGGTTCTGGTTATACGGTTGAAAATCAAAGGTTTTTTAATGATCCAATTCCAGTTTTGATACATATTGTGGCAGTCCTAATTTATAGTATATTAGGAGTGTTTCAATTTGTTCCAGGATTTAGGACCAGGAATTTAAAATGGCATCGAACATCAGGTAAGATCTTAGTTTTTTTTGGGTTAACAACCGCTATTTCCGGGTTATGGTTAACTTTAGTTTATCCAAAAGTACCAACTGATGGTGATTGGTTATTTGGAATTCGGATTGTAGTCGGTTTATGGATGTTAGTCTGTGTGGCATTAGGTTTTATTTATGCCTTAAAAAACCAATTCAAAATACACAGCCATTGGATGATACGTGGTTATGCAATCGGATTAGGAGCTGGTACACAAGTTTTCACCCATTTACCTTGGTTTATCTTTGTTGGTGGTGATCCCTCTGGAATTCCAAGGGATTTAATGATGGGAGCAGGTTGGCTTATCAATTTTTTATTTGCGGAATGGATGATCCGAAAAAAATAA
- the nadB gene encoding L-aspartate oxidase encodes MTRIKSDFLIIGSGVSGLFTALKLAPFGSVVVVTKKADYESNTNYAQGGIASVFDDKDKFEEHIQDTLESGAGLCDLEAVRVLVEEGPTRVKELLDLGVPFTRNQTGELDLAREGGHSKNRIIHSLDRTGSAVEQSLLDNVHANKNIQILENHACVDLITKHHLKDKDNLPLRCYGAYIVDTETGEVFPVLAKKTILATGGAGQVYLHTTNPNIATGDGVASAYRAGAIVKNMEFYQFHPTSLFHEQGNSFLISEAVRGHGGILREIGGRPFMKDYHDMGELAPRDIVARAIDDTMKKRGEPHVLLDITHRPANDIISHFPSIYERCKKLGIDITTDPIPVVPAAHYMCGGVATDLLGRTNIADLYACGETTCTGVHGGNRLASNSLLECLVFSHRIAEDIRSQGKLNYSSETDLIPDWNKEGTTNTEEWVLISHDLIEIKTIMSNYVGIVRSNMRLERALRRLKLISEEVKDYYNRTTVSIGLLELRNLVKVAELIVRSALLRKESRGLHFSTDYPEDRTPSRQDTILSHKL; translated from the coding sequence GTGACACGAATTAAATCAGATTTTCTGATCATTGGAAGCGGAGTGAGTGGGCTCTTTACCGCATTAAAATTAGCTCCGTTTGGTTCGGTTGTTGTTGTCACTAAAAAAGCTGATTATGAATCCAATACCAATTATGCACAAGGTGGTATTGCTTCTGTTTTTGATGACAAAGACAAATTCGAAGAACACATTCAGGACACTCTAGAATCGGGTGCCGGATTGTGTGATTTAGAAGCTGTTCGTGTTTTAGTGGAAGAAGGACCAACTCGAGTCAAAGAACTATTAGACTTAGGAGTTCCATTCACCAGAAACCAAACTGGTGAATTGGATTTGGCTAGAGAGGGTGGACACAGTAAAAACAGAATCATTCACTCTCTTGACCGAACGGGTAGTGCCGTTGAACAGTCGCTACTCGACAATGTTCACGCCAACAAAAACATTCAAATACTCGAAAATCATGCCTGCGTTGACTTAATCACCAAACACCATTTAAAGGACAAAGACAATTTACCTTTACGTTGTTATGGTGCATACATAGTGGATACAGAAACTGGTGAAGTTTTCCCAGTCCTTGCTAAAAAAACCATCTTAGCTACTGGCGGTGCTGGCCAAGTGTATTTACATACGACCAATCCCAACATCGCTACGGGAGATGGAGTGGCGAGTGCATATCGAGCAGGTGCGATTGTCAAAAATATGGAGTTTTACCAATTCCATCCCACTTCCCTCTTCCATGAACAAGGGAATAGTTTTTTAATCTCCGAAGCAGTCCGAGGTCACGGCGGCATCTTACGAGAGATAGGTGGTCGTCCTTTTATGAAAGATTACCATGATATGGGAGAATTGGCGCCAAGGGATATTGTAGCAAGAGCAATCGATGATACTATGAAAAAACGTGGTGAACCTCATGTGCTTCTTGATATCACACACCGACCAGCAAATGACATCATAAGCCACTTCCCTTCGATTTACGAACGTTGTAAAAAATTGGGAATTGATATCACAACTGACCCTATCCCTGTTGTTCCGGCTGCCCATTATATGTGCGGTGGTGTTGCCACAGACCTTCTTGGACGTACAAATATTGCTGATTTATATGCATGTGGTGAAACAACTTGTACAGGTGTACATGGTGGGAATCGTTTGGCTTCCAATAGTTTGTTAGAATGTTTGGTTTTTTCTCATCGCATAGCGGAAGATATACGATCACAAGGAAAACTTAATTATTCGAGTGAAACAGATTTGATCCCTGATTGGAACAAGGAAGGCACAACGAATACGGAAGAATGGGTATTAATTTCACATGACTTAATAGAAATCAAAACCATCATGAGTAATTACGTTGGAATTGTACGGTCAAATATGAGATTGGAACGTGCACTACGAAGATTAAAACTGATCTCAGAAGAAGTAAAAGATTATTACAATCGAACGACTGTATCAATAGGATTATTAGAACTTCGTAATTTAGTGAAAGTGGCAGAACTCATTGTGAGATCTGCATTATTACGAAAAGAAAGTCGGGGATTGCATTTTAGCACCGATTATCCTGAGGATAGAACTCCTTCTAGACAAGATACAATCCTTTCTCATAAATTATAA
- a CDS encoding mannose-1-phosphate guanylyltransferase — MAKLPKETPVVLIMAGGKGERFWPRSRTNSPKQLQKVYSNKTLLKETIDRALTITSLDRIYIGTNATLKAEILKKDPKFPSSNFIIEPEGKNTAPIIALSALYFQKKYGNPNLIVLSADAFIDPVKEFTKTIEQALFETTNGMVLLGVKPNRPEVGYGYISTGKPTDIGYTVKAFFEKPDFKTALKYIKKKNFYWNPGIFLFRTETILSELERHAPHILGPLKNGFPFKNFGDLKTAFQMLPSEAIDTAIMEKSNRIRMVEATFNWDDVGSWMSLERILPGDKEKNHHQGKEVHYHKASGNISSVQKELIAFLGVKDLIVVEEPDVLLVTSREGVGDIKAMLSNMRKNKVLQKYLD, encoded by the coding sequence ATGGCAAAATTACCAAAAGAAACCCCTGTGGTCCTGATTATGGCAGGAGGGAAAGGGGAGAGGTTTTGGCCTCGTTCCCGGACAAATTCCCCAAAACAGCTCCAAAAAGTTTATTCCAATAAAACCCTTCTCAAAGAAACCATTGATCGAGCTCTTACGATCACAAGTCTTGATCGCATTTACATTGGAACAAACGCCACTCTCAAAGCAGAGATCTTAAAAAAAGACCCAAAATTCCCATCGAGTAATTTCATTATTGAGCCAGAAGGGAAAAATACAGCACCCATCATTGCACTTTCTGCCCTCTACTTCCAAAAAAAATATGGAAATCCAAACCTCATCGTTCTTTCTGCAGATGCCTTCATAGATCCTGTCAAAGAATTCACAAAAACCATTGAACAAGCATTGTTTGAAACGACAAATGGAATGGTATTACTTGGTGTAAAACCAAACCGACCAGAAGTAGGGTATGGTTATATCAGTACAGGAAAACCAACTGATATTGGTTATACGGTTAAGGCATTTTTTGAAAAACCTGATTTCAAAACAGCACTCAAATACATCAAAAAAAAGAATTTTTATTGGAACCCTGGAATTTTCCTATTCCGAACAGAAACCATTCTTTCGGAACTCGAACGCCATGCCCCACATATCCTTGGTCCTTTAAAAAACGGATTTCCTTTTAAGAACTTTGGGGATTTAAAAACTGCATTTCAAATGTTACCCTCGGAAGCCATCGACACAGCTATTATGGAAAAGTCGAATCGCATCCGTATGGTAGAAGCCACCTTTAATTGGGATGATGTGGGATCTTGGATGTCACTAGAACGAATTTTGCCTGGAGACAAAGAGAAAAACCACCACCAAGGCAAAGAAGTCCATTACCACAAAGCTTCCGGGAATATATCCTCAGTGCAAAAAGAGCTTATCGCCTTTTTGGGTGTGAAAGATCTCATCGTTGTGGAAGAACCAGATGTACTCCTTGTGACTTCACGTGAAGGTGTGGGTGATATCAAAGCGATGTTATCCAATATGAGGAAAAATAAAGTTTTACAAAAGTACCTCGACTAG
- a CDS encoding S41 family peptidase, which yields MLSFAFPVGFISCEPEAKKAQNRETNFTYVDFETVIRTVDKLYIDKHINVNRAYTDAASFAFLSLPHPLYIYPESYFKEREKYDDKEDLWPGTTFKISPSDKFVVFDPDYTQVEKIQKEKRKKNENRKLSDAELKKLIEKEKLKKSVISARWEEINFSRKDFDRVVTYIQDNLDKYKTPVLKGLVELDGELDEEEEDKKEFRMEQVFVAAANGYLNSLDPHSNVFLEEVWEESMSKISDGSFEGIGAILSGGGSREVIVENPLEGSPALKAGIRSGDNIVAVDGKLIKNLSLDKVVKKIKGPKATKVVLTISRKGNTGKIDIEVIRDKITIKNVTYHLVKENPQVAYIKLTGFVKPGSGEAAIDTQIADALAEMERTAKDNGKPLKAVILDLRGNSGGYLDLAVDIADMFIERGLIVSTKTPGRSDDEKHAKIKDITKLPLAVLMNSKSASASEIVASAIQHHGRGILLGERTFGKATVQTLKKLDNNPNYLLKITNARYYSPSGKTIQVVGVSPDIEVSEEPDGTFPFRYREEDMWNHLPLIPHEGVVKSKFNLNAIKEYAKKNGKADSYLKEHSNDAIKPDFMLIRSLDYIEGMLNTK from the coding sequence ATACTCAGTTTTGCTTTTCCCGTTGGTTTTATTTCCTGTGAACCAGAAGCGAAAAAAGCACAAAACCGTGAGACCAATTTCACATACGTAGACTTTGAAACCGTCATCCGGACCGTGGACAAACTGTACATTGACAAACACATCAATGTGAATCGTGCTTATACTGATGCCGCAAGTTTTGCGTTTTTAAGTTTACCCCATCCTCTTTACATTTACCCAGAAAGTTATTTTAAAGAGAGAGAGAAATACGATGACAAAGAAGACCTCTGGCCAGGTACAACGTTCAAAATCTCTCCTTCCGATAAGTTTGTAGTTTTTGATCCTGATTATACCCAAGTGGAAAAAATCCAAAAAGAAAAACGGAAAAAAAATGAAAACCGTAAGTTATCTGATGCAGAACTCAAAAAACTGATCGAAAAAGAAAAATTAAAAAAATCAGTCATCTCAGCCCGTTGGGAAGAAATCAATTTTTCACGTAAAGATTTCGATCGGGTGGTCACTTACATCCAAGATAATTTGGATAAATACAAAACGCCTGTTTTAAAAGGTCTTGTAGAACTTGATGGGGAACTTGACGAAGAAGAAGAAGATAAAAAAGAATTCCGCATGGAACAAGTGTTTGTTGCGGCAGCAAATGGTTATTTAAACTCTCTTGACCCACACTCCAATGTATTTTTGGAAGAAGTTTGGGAAGAATCCATGTCCAAAATCAGCGATGGCTCGTTTGAAGGAATTGGTGCCATCTTATCTGGCGGTGGAAGCCGAGAAGTGATTGTGGAAAACCCACTAGAAGGAAGTCCCGCATTAAAAGCAGGGATCCGAAGTGGTGATAACATTGTTGCCGTTGATGGAAAACTCATCAAAAACCTATCACTTGACAAAGTGGTCAAAAAAATCAAAGGACCAAAGGCAACAAAGGTTGTTCTTACGATCTCACGCAAAGGGAATACTGGAAAAATTGATATCGAAGTGATTCGTGATAAAATCACAATCAAAAACGTAACTTACCATTTAGTGAAAGAAAACCCACAAGTTGCCTATATCAAACTTACTGGATTTGTAAAACCAGGATCTGGGGAAGCTGCAATTGATACCCAAATTGCAGATGCTTTAGCTGAAATGGAACGAACTGCAAAAGATAATGGAAAACCTTTAAAAGCTGTGATTTTAGACCTTCGTGGAAACTCGGGTGGATACTTGGATCTGGCTGTAGATATCGCAGATATGTTCATCGAACGAGGATTGATTGTTTCTACAAAAACTCCTGGCAGAAGTGATGACGAAAAACATGCGAAGATTAAGGACATCACCAAACTTCCGCTAGCAGTACTTATGAATTCAAAATCTGCATCTGCATCGGAAATTGTAGCAAGTGCAATCCAACACCATGGAAGAGGGATTTTACTTGGAGAAAGGACATTCGGAAAGGCAACGGTCCAGACCTTAAAAAAATTGGACAATAATCCAAACTACCTTTTAAAAATTACAAATGCTAGATACTACTCTCCATCTGGAAAAACTATCCAAGTAGTCGGAGTTTCTCCTGATATCGAAGTTTCTGAAGAACCAGATGGAACATTCCCTTTCCGTTATCGAGAAGAAGATATGTGGAACCACTTACCTCTTATCCCACATGAAGGAGTTGTGAAATCCAAGTTCAACTTAAATGCGATCAAAGAGTATGCCAAAAAAAATGGAAAAGCTGATTCGTATTTAAAGGAACACTCCAATGATGCAATCAAACCTGATTTTATGTTGATTCGCAGTTTGGATTACATTGAAGGAATGTTAAATACAAAATAA
- a CDS encoding tyrosine-type recombinase/integrase: MIKLKYNKNDKRFHLYFPYSEVYIKIAKSIPKAAFHSEDKSWSYPNDTYSIKRILADFTKYDIKYFINEIPKQCGILEDFFRATRERNFTFCTTKTYYSHLYRLLLFTEKLPINIVSNDIENYLDYLVKEKSLQVATIRGARQAFIFYFREVRKQITNLKFPRIRANLKLPEVLSAEETREIFNSLPNLKHKMLLLISYSAGLRVSEVIHLKIKDIDLERNMIRITQGKGKKDRYTILASSLIFELKDYLKFREDNLLLKYSYNEVKNIPWLFPGAGTRPLHIRTAEAIFNQAAVKAKISKKVTFHSLRHAFATHLLELGTDLRMIQTLLGHASVRTTQIYTKVARSRLENIKSPLDQMKKPNP; encoded by the coding sequence ATGATCAAACTCAAATACAATAAGAATGACAAACGATTCCATTTATACTTTCCATACTCAGAAGTATATATCAAAATCGCAAAATCAATTCCAAAGGCAGCATTTCATTCTGAAGATAAAAGTTGGTCTTACCCTAACGATACATACTCGATAAAACGGATATTAGCTGATTTTACAAAATATGATATAAAATATTTTATCAATGAAATCCCAAAACAATGTGGAATTTTAGAAGATTTTTTTCGAGCAACAAGAGAAAGAAATTTTACGTTTTGTACAACTAAAACTTATTATTCTCATTTGTATCGGCTTTTACTTTTCACAGAAAAATTACCAATAAACATTGTATCAAATGATATTGAAAATTATTTGGACTACCTTGTAAAAGAAAAATCATTACAAGTTGCAACCATTCGAGGTGCCAGACAAGCATTTATATTTTACTTTAGAGAAGTCAGGAAACAGATCACAAATCTAAAATTTCCACGAATCAGAGCAAATCTCAAATTACCCGAAGTTCTGTCCGCAGAAGAAACGAGAGAGATTTTTAATTCCCTACCCAATCTAAAACACAAAATGTTATTACTTATTAGTTATTCAGCCGGTTTACGTGTGAGTGAAGTCATCCATTTAAAAATCAAAGATATTGATTTAGAAAGAAATATGATCCGAATCACACAAGGAAAAGGTAAAAAAGATCGTTATACAATACTTGCAAGTTCACTCATTTTCGAACTCAAAGATTATTTGAAATTTCGTGAGGACAATTTGTTACTAAAGTATAGTTATAATGAAGTAAAAAACATTCCTTGGTTATTTCCAGGTGCAGGAACTAGACCACTTCACATCAGAACCGCTGAGGCCATTTTTAACCAAGCGGCCGTTAAAGCAAAGATTTCAAAAAAAGTCACTTTCCATAGTTTGCGACATGCCTTCGCCACACATTTATTAGAATTGGGAACTGACTTAAGGATGATCCAAACCCTACTCGGACACGCAAGTGTCCGCACCACTCAAATTTATACAAAAGTCGCTAGGAGCCGTTTGGAAAATATCAAAAGCCCTCTAGACCAAATGAAAAAACCAAATCCCTAA
- a CDS encoding pyridoxine 5'-phosphate synthase: protein MTQLSVNVNKIATLRNSRGGSVPSVLKLSEIILDSGAHGITVHPRSDERHITKQDVFEIKDFLNSYNEKITKLGISKKEYNIEGEPSERFLELVLRAKPDQATLVPVKPGEITSDHGFDFQNPNTFQTLKPIVEVLRKAGIRVALFMETDSRYYEQVVKLGAERIELYTGPFAHHFDSSKEEGIRSFADYQNAAIVANKLGLGVNAGHDLDTNNLQVFSKLPFLAEVSIGHRLMAQSLVDGLEKTVKSYLKVLSQGNEF from the coding sequence ATGACCCAATTAAGTGTCAATGTCAATAAGATCGCCACTCTCCGCAATTCCAGGGGTGGATCTGTCCCTAGTGTTCTCAAATTGTCAGAAATCATTTTGGATTCTGGTGCTCACGGAATTACGGTCCACCCTCGTTCCGACGAAAGGCATATCACCAAACAAGATGTATTCGAAATAAAGGATTTTTTAAACTCTTACAACGAAAAAATTACTAAATTAGGAATTTCTAAAAAAGAATACAATATCGAAGGCGAACCAAGTGAACGGTTTTTAGAGCTTGTGCTTCGGGCAAAACCAGACCAAGCCACCCTCGTTCCTGTCAAACCTGGCGAAATCACTTCTGACCATGGGTTTGATTTCCAAAATCCGAACACATTCCAAACCCTAAAACCCATTGTTGAGGTTTTGCGGAAGGCTGGGATCAGAGTGGCGTTATTTATGGAAACTGATTCACGTTATTATGAACAAGTGGTGAAACTCGGTGCCGAACGAATTGAACTCTATACGGGTCCTTTTGCGCATCATTTTGATTCATCGAAAGAGGAAGGGATTCGTAGCTTTGCCGATTATCAAAATGCGGCAATAGTAGCAAACAAACTTGGGTTAGGTGTAAATGCTGGCCATGACTTAGATACAAATAATTTACAAGTATTCAGTAAACTTCCTTTTTTAGCAGAAGTTTCGATCGGGCATAGACTGATGGCACAAAGTTTGGTTGATGGATTGGAAAAAACTGTAAAATCCTATCTTAAAGTTCTTTCGCAAGGAAACGAATTTTAG